The Thermomonospora curvata DSM 43183 DNA segment CTCTGCGATCGCCCGTCCTCGGCCGGACGGGATCGTCGGTCCGCCTACCCCGGCCGGGGAGGAGGTGAAACCGCCTGCGCACCGGGGCCGCCCGGTCACCGGCGCCGGTGACCGGGCGGCTCTCGGCGCCTGGCGATCTCAGACCTCGGCGGCCAGCTCCTTGATCTTCTCGATCAGGGCCACGCGGGCCTTGTGGTCACCGGCGATCGGGGTGACGTTGAGCGTGGTGACGCCCGACTCCTTGAAGGCGGCCAGCCGCTCCTTGACGTAGGACTCCGGCCCGATCAGGGAGGTGCTGCGCAGCAGCTCCAGCGGGACCTTGGCGGCGGCCTCGTCCTTCTTGCCCGACAGGTACAGGTCCTGGATCTCCTCGGCCTCCTTCTCCCAGCCGTAGCGGCGGCACAGGTCGTTGTAGAAGTTCTTGCCCTTGGCGCCCATGCCGCCGATGTAGAGGGCGAGCATGGGACGGCCGAACTCCAGGTAGCCCTCGACGTCGTCGCCGATGGCCAGCGGGGCGGAGGCCACCACGTCCAGTTCGCCCAGGGAGGGGTCGCGCTTGGCCTTGCCGGCCGCCAGCACCTCGCCCCACACGTCGGCGGCCTTCTCCGGCATGTAGAAGATCGGCAGCCAGCCCTCGGCGATCTCGGCGGCCATCTCCACGTTCTTGGGGCCGATGGCGGCGATCAGCACCGGGATGCGCTCGCGGACCGGGTGGTTGATCAGCTTGAGCGGCTTGCCCAGTCCGGTGCCCTTCTCCGGCGGCAGCGGCAGCTGGTAGTACTTGCCCTGGAACTGGACGCGCTCGCGCTTCCAGACCTGGCGGCAGATCTCGATGACCTCGCGGGTGCGGCCCAGGGGGGCGGTGTAGGGCAGGCCGTGGAAGCCTTCGATGACCTGGGGGCCGGAGGCGCCCAGGCCGAGGGTGAAGCGGCCGTCGGAGACGTAGTCCAGGCCGGCCGCGGTCATCGCCAGCAGGGTGGGGGTCCGGGTGTAGATCGGCAGGATGCCGGAGGCGATCTGCAGGCGTTCGGTCTTGGCCGCGATGTAGCCGAGCTGGCTGACGGCGTCGAAGCTGTAGGCCTCGGCGACGAACACGATGTCCAGGCCGGCCTTTTCGTAGTCGGCCAGCTCCTCCACGGTCTCCTTGAAGCCGCCCGAGTAGCTCAGTGACATCCCGATGCGCATCCGGCGTTCCTCCCCGGTGTAAACCGAATCTGGTTCAGCATGTGAACGACGAGCGTAGCCCGCCGTTTCCCCGTCACGACAGTGGGCCCCGCAGCG contains these protein-coding regions:
- a CDS encoding LLM class F420-dependent oxidoreductase; translated protein: MRIGMSLSYSGGFKETVEELADYEKAGLDIVFVAEAYSFDAVSQLGYIAAKTERLQIASGILPIYTRTPTLLAMTAAGLDYVSDGRFTLGLGASGPQVIEGFHGLPYTAPLGRTREVIEICRQVWKRERVQFQGKYYQLPLPPEKGTGLGKPLKLINHPVRERIPVLIAAIGPKNVEMAAEIAEGWLPIFYMPEKAADVWGEVLAAGKAKRDPSLGELDVVASAPLAIGDDVEGYLEFGRPMLALYIGGMGAKGKNFYNDLCRRYGWEKEAEEIQDLYLSGKKDEAAAKVPLELLRSTSLIGPESYVKERLAAFKESGVTTLNVTPIAGDHKARVALIEKIKELAAEV